A genomic region of Runella rosea contains the following coding sequences:
- a CDS encoding circularly permuted type 2 ATP-grasp protein: MHFSFKNYDTEKFYDEMFSSDGRIRPGCEAFKQRVEQLTQTELMNRQHTAERALMSMGITFNVYSEGEGTERIMPLDIIPRVVAGDDWNRLEKGLIQRITALNMFIDDIYNDQKILDDGVVPRDLIETSKCYLEACKGLKPPKGIWCHITGTDLIRGDDGTFMVLEDNLRCPSGVSYMLENRELSKQIFPEVLARTGVRPVSDYPARLFEMLKFIADRPDPNIVVLTPGIYNSAYFEHSYLAQQMGVELVDARDLVVSGGYVKMRTTRGFEIVDVIYRRLDDTFLDPQAFNPHSLIGIPGIFDVYKKGRVALANAPGTGVADDKVIYAYVPRIIKYYLDQEAMIPNVKTYICREADDLKYVLENVENLVIKEANEAGGYGMLIGPKATKEEHELFRQKIKDNPRNYIAQPVISLSRVPCIVDDHAEGRHVDLRPYILYGDGINVIPGGLTRVALRKGSLVVNSSQGGGGKDTWVTY; encoded by the coding sequence ATGCATTTCTCTTTTAAAAATTATGACACCGAGAAGTTTTACGATGAAATGTTTTCGTCGGACGGCAGGATTCGCCCCGGGTGTGAGGCATTTAAACAACGCGTAGAACAACTGACCCAAACCGAATTGATGAATCGCCAGCATACCGCCGAAAGGGCGCTGATGTCAATGGGGATCACGTTCAATGTTTATTCCGAAGGAGAAGGAACCGAACGTATTATGCCGCTTGACATTATCCCAAGGGTTGTGGCGGGCGACGATTGGAATCGACTGGAAAAAGGACTTATTCAGCGGATTACGGCCCTGAATATGTTTATTGACGATATCTACAACGACCAGAAAATTCTGGATGACGGAGTGGTGCCGAGAGATTTGATTGAAACCTCAAAATGTTATCTCGAAGCTTGCAAGGGGTTGAAACCTCCGAAGGGAATTTGGTGTCACATTACAGGTACGGATTTGATTCGGGGCGACGACGGAACATTCATGGTTTTGGAAGACAATCTTCGTTGCCCATCTGGCGTGTCTTATATGCTGGAAAACAGGGAGTTATCTAAGCAGATTTTTCCCGAAGTCTTGGCCCGCACTGGCGTACGGCCTGTGTCGGACTATCCAGCGCGTTTGTTTGAAATGCTTAAATTTATTGCCGACCGTCCTGATCCAAACATTGTGGTACTGACGCCAGGGATTTATAATTCTGCTTACTTTGAGCACTCGTATTTGGCGCAGCAAATGGGCGTTGAACTCGTTGATGCCCGCGATTTGGTGGTTTCGGGAGGATACGTAAAAATGCGGACAACACGTGGATTTGAGATTGTGGATGTAATCTACCGTCGTTTGGATGATACGTTTTTGGACCCGCAGGCGTTTAATCCGCATTCGCTCATCGGGATTCCGGGAATATTTGATGTGTACAAAAAAGGCCGCGTAGCACTTGCCAATGCTCCTGGAACGGGTGTTGCCGACGATAAAGTGATTTATGCGTACGTGCCGCGCATTATCAAGTATTATTTGGATCAAGAAGCCATGATTCCTAACGTTAAGACGTACATTTGCCGCGAAGCCGATGACCTGAAATACGTACTTGAAAACGTGGAAAATCTGGTCATCAAAGAAGCCAACGAAGCAGGAGGCTATGGAATGCTGATTGGACCGAAAGCGACCAAAGAAGAACATGAACTGTTCCGTCAAAAAATCAAAGATAATCCCCGTAACTATATTGCCCAGCCCGTGATTTCGCTCTCACGCGTGCCGTGTATCGTGGATGACCACGCTGAAGGTCGTCACGTGGATTTGCGCCCTTATATTCTTTATGGCGACGGCATCAATGTAATTCCGGGTGGACTCACGCGCGTAGCTTTGCGCAAGGGTTCATTGGTCGTAAACTCATCGCAAGGTGGGGGTGGAAAAGATACGTGGGTAACGTATTGA
- a CDS encoding enoyl-CoA hydratase/isomerase family protein, with protein sequence MEPHVTADLSPEGVATITFFHPAQNAMPSFLLRQLAETIQETGQNPATKVIILQSGGERTFCAGASFDELAAIQTEEEGLTFFSGFANVINACRTSPVIILGRVQGKAVGGGVGLAAATDYCFATQHAAIRLSELLIGIGPFVVGPAIEHKIGVSAFSQLTLNASTFYSATWAQNKGLYSEVFETTAELDTAISAFARALTAYHPAALQELKKVFWQGTEHWNTLLTERAAISGRLVLSDFTRAAIARMKAKN encoded by the coding sequence ATGGAACCTCATGTCACCGCCGACCTTTCTCCCGAAGGAGTCGCTACAATTACGTTTTTTCACCCCGCCCAAAATGCCATGCCCAGTTTTCTGTTACGGCAGTTGGCCGAAACCATCCAAGAAACGGGCCAGAATCCTGCCACAAAAGTCATTATTTTACAAAGCGGAGGCGAGCGTACATTTTGCGCGGGAGCAAGTTTTGACGAACTAGCCGCGATTCAAACCGAAGAAGAAGGCTTGACTTTTTTTTCGGGCTTCGCCAACGTCATCAATGCTTGTCGCACGAGTCCAGTGATTATTTTGGGACGAGTACAGGGCAAAGCCGTAGGCGGCGGGGTAGGTTTAGCCGCCGCGACCGACTATTGTTTTGCCACCCAACACGCCGCCATTCGCTTAAGCGAATTACTGATTGGAATCGGCCCGTTTGTAGTCGGGCCTGCCATTGAGCACAAGATAGGCGTATCAGCCTTTTCACAACTTACGCTCAATGCCTCTACCTTTTATTCGGCTACTTGGGCCCAAAATAAAGGTCTTTACAGCGAAGTTTTTGAAACAACCGCCGAATTGGATACAGCCATCAGCGCCTTTGCACGCGCTCTTACCGCCTACCATCCCGCCGCTTTACAAGAATTGAAGAAAGTGTTTTGGCAAGGAACCGAACATTGGAATACACTGCTGACCGAGCGTGCAGCCATCAGCGGCCGACTCGTGCTGTCGGATTTTACACGGGCGGCTATTGCCCGAATGAAAGCAAAAAATTAA
- a CDS encoding GNAT family N-acetyltransferase produces the protein MNNYRIATPNDIETIANLHALSWQNSYRGMLSDDYLDNHVLADRIQVWTQKINEPPANQVIFVKEIDNIVVGFVCAYGSQTDEFGTFIDNLHVLPSFKGRGIGRDLMHEVSDWSLQHFDQPKLYLKVLEDNHSARFFYEKVGGEKQALFSDMMPGGNNVRVWRYVWKKFQPI, from the coding sequence ATGAACAACTACCGAATTGCCACCCCTAACGACATTGAAACAATCGCTAACCTACACGCGTTAAGTTGGCAAAACAGTTATCGAGGGATGCTTTCAGATGATTATCTGGACAACCACGTCCTGGCGGACCGGATTCAGGTTTGGACGCAGAAAATAAATGAGCCTCCTGCTAATCAAGTTATTTTTGTCAAAGAAATAGACAATATCGTCGTTGGCTTTGTTTGCGCTTACGGAAGCCAAACCGATGAATTCGGGACATTTATTGACAATCTTCACGTACTACCTTCATTTAAAGGACGGGGAATTGGCAGAGATCTGATGCATGAAGTGTCTGACTGGAGTCTTCAACATTTCGACCAACCCAAACTCTACTTAAAAGTCCTCGAAGACAACCACTCAGCCCGATTTTTTTACGAAAAAGTGGGTGGGGAAAAACAAGCCCTGTTTTCAGACATGATGCCTGGTGGGAATAATGTTCGTGTTTGGCGGTACGTATGGAAAAAATTTCAGCCTATCTAA
- a CDS encoding replication-associated recombination protein A, which produces MLAPLPERMRPRTLNDFIGQPKLLGANGALRRAIQNNLVPSMILWGPPGVGKTTLALLIAESTKRTLYSLSAVSSGVKELRDVLARPSGLFSPVVFIDEIHRYNKSQQDALLGAVEKGQITLIGATTENPSFEINSALLSRCQVYILEALGKEELIKMLHQAVEKDEDLKTKNIQFESYDALLRLSGGDGRKLLNLLELVVNAHSQESLIAITDEMVTEVAQQNMARYDKSGEQHYDIISAFIKSLRGSDPNAALYWMARMIKAGEDPDFIARRMLIMASEDIGNANPTAVIMANACLQAVKVIGYPESRIIMSQVAVYLATSPKSNASYLAIDEALALAEQTAHLPVPLHLRNAPTKLMKEIGYGKNYQYSHNHPGNFAAQNFMPDELKGTVLYQPGQNARENEIRKQLQKWWGEWYEY; this is translated from the coding sequence ATGCTTGCACCCTTGCCCGAACGTATGCGCCCGCGCACGCTCAATGATTTTATCGGTCAACCCAAATTGTTGGGGGCCAACGGTGCTTTGCGCCGGGCTATCCAAAATAATTTGGTGCCGTCCATGATTTTATGGGGTCCGCCGGGCGTAGGAAAAACAACGCTGGCGCTGCTCATTGCCGAATCTACCAAACGTACCCTCTACAGTTTGAGTGCGGTAAGCTCTGGAGTGAAAGAGTTGCGCGATGTATTGGCGCGCCCGTCGGGTCTTTTTTCGCCCGTGGTGTTTATTGATGAGATTCACCGCTACAACAAAAGCCAACAGGATGCGCTGCTTGGCGCCGTCGAAAAAGGGCAAATTACCCTCATTGGCGCAACCACCGAAAATCCGTCTTTTGAAATCAATTCGGCTTTGCTGTCGCGCTGTCAGGTATATATTTTAGAAGCACTCGGAAAAGAAGAATTAATAAAAATGCTGCACCAAGCGGTGGAGAAAGACGAAGACTTGAAGACCAAAAACATTCAGTTTGAGTCGTACGATGCCCTGTTGCGGTTATCGGGTGGGGATGGACGAAAGCTATTGAATCTGCTGGAATTGGTGGTTAATGCACACAGTCAGGAGTCGCTCATTGCGATTACCGATGAAATGGTGACCGAAGTAGCCCAGCAAAATATGGCGCGTTATGATAAATCGGGGGAGCAACATTATGACATTATTTCTGCTTTCATCAAATCGCTGCGTGGAAGTGACCCCAACGCGGCCCTTTATTGGATGGCCCGCATGATAAAAGCGGGAGAGGACCCCGATTTTATCGCTCGGCGTATGTTGATTATGGCTTCTGAAGACATTGGAAATGCCAATCCGACGGCGGTAATCATGGCCAATGCCTGTTTGCAGGCTGTTAAGGTGATTGGCTATCCCGAGTCTCGCATTATCATGTCGCAGGTGGCGGTGTATTTGGCTACTTCGCCCAAAAGTAATGCGAGTTATTTGGCCATTGATGAGGCGTTGGCGTTGGCCGAACAAACCGCACATTTGCCCGTGCCGCTGCACCTGCGCAACGCCCCGACGAAGTTGATGAAAGAAATCGGTTATGGTAAAAATTACCAATATTCTCATAATCATCCGGGAAATTTTGCGGCTCAAAACTTTATGCCCGACGAGCTGAAAGGTACCGTTTTGTACCAACCGGGACAAAATGCCCGGGAAAATGAAATTCGTAAACAATTGCAAAAATGGTGGGGCGAATGGTACGAGTACTGA
- a CDS encoding NmrA family NAD(P)-binding protein, with the protein MYVITGATGHTGHIIAEELLAAGKKVKAVVRNATKGAALAEKGAQLAVGDLEDAAFLKETFKGAEAVYLMVPPKWNITDWRAYQREIIQNFVDALQGSGVKYAVVLSSMGAHMPTGAGPVSGLYDLEQALKTVEGLNVLNLRAGYFMENFFGNIGLIKAAGIQGYTLNADLKVPLVHTHDIAEVAVKHLLTLDFKGHSHVFVAGAADYTMKEATAILSDTVGKPFQYVQFSPEDARAGMIGAGLPETIADGYNELFAGLNSGEYLNGYERDATNTTPTTLEDFAKKEFAVAFNAVS; encoded by the coding sequence ATGTACGTTATTACAGGAGCCACAGGACACACCGGACACATCATTGCCGAAGAGCTGCTTGCAGCAGGAAAAAAAGTAAAAGCCGTTGTTCGCAACGCAACAAAGGGAGCCGCATTGGCCGAAAAAGGAGCCCAATTGGCCGTCGGTGATTTGGAAGATGCCGCATTTTTGAAAGAAACATTCAAAGGTGCCGAAGCCGTTTATTTGATGGTTCCTCCCAAATGGAACATTACCGATTGGCGGGCGTATCAGCGTGAAATCATTCAAAATTTTGTGGATGCATTGCAGGGGTCGGGTGTAAAATACGCTGTGGTACTGAGTTCAATGGGGGCACACATGCCGACGGGTGCTGGACCCGTAAGTGGATTGTACGATTTGGAACAGGCACTCAAAACGGTGGAAGGGTTGAACGTGCTCAATTTGCGAGCAGGGTATTTTATGGAGAATTTTTTCGGTAACATCGGTTTAATCAAGGCCGCGGGGATTCAGGGGTATACGCTCAATGCTGATTTAAAGGTTCCGTTGGTGCATACGCACGACATTGCAGAAGTGGCCGTTAAGCATTTGTTAACGCTTGATTTCAAAGGTCATTCCCACGTTTTTGTGGCGGGAGCTGCCGATTATACCATGAAGGAAGCAACCGCTATTTTGAGCGATACCGTTGGAAAACCTTTTCAGTATGTACAATTTTCGCCCGAAGATGCCCGCGCGGGGATGATTGGCGCCGGTCTGCCCGAAACCATCGCCGACGGTTATAACGAGCTTTTTGCGGGCTTAAACTCGGGAGAGTACCTCAATGGTTACGAGCGTGATGCCACCAATACCACCCCGACGACGTTGGAGGATTTTGCCAAAAAAGAATTTGCTGTGGCATTTAATGCGGTAAGCTAA
- a CDS encoding TetR/AcrR family transcriptional regulator, protein MTDTRTEILHKNYEAIHRNGFQGVRADKVVAEMGITKGALYHYFPNKFDLGYAILDELLAPHYLKIWEPFERAEKNFSAVLLGILESYRDFAKTDEEIKLGCPLTNLTQEMPPLDEGFRKRLHRITHQMQLQVETGLKNAQLSGEFKLDFNPTQTAFFYLSAIEGGFSVAKAMQSRAAFEMVIAQLKQFSEGLKV, encoded by the coding sequence ATGACAGATACACGAACCGAAATATTACACAAAAACTATGAAGCTATTCACCGCAATGGCTTTCAGGGAGTTCGTGCCGATAAGGTGGTGGCTGAAATGGGGATTACGAAGGGGGCATTGTATCATTATTTCCCCAATAAGTTTGATTTAGGTTACGCTATTTTGGATGAATTGCTGGCACCCCACTACCTAAAAATCTGGGAACCATTTGAACGCGCCGAGAAAAATTTTAGCGCTGTTTTGCTTGGCATATTAGAATCATATCGAGATTTTGCCAAGACTGACGAAGAAATCAAGCTTGGTTGTCCACTGACCAATCTTACGCAGGAAATGCCACCTTTGGATGAAGGGTTTCGCAAAAGATTGCACCGAATTACCCATCAAATGCAGTTACAGGTTGAGACAGGGCTGAAAAATGCCCAATTATCGGGAGAATTTAAACTTGATTTTAACCCAACTCAGACCGCTTTTTTCTACTTATCGGCCATTGAAGGAGGTTTTAGCGTGGCCAAAGCCATGCAAAGCCGGGCCGCTTTTGAAATGGTTATTGCCCAACTAAAACAATTTTCCGAAGGACTTAAAGTCTGA
- a CDS encoding four helix bundle protein, with amino-acid sequence MDNRTPIQTFRDLQVYTLAHQLAMKIFWLSTKFPSEEKYSLTDQIRRSSRSVAANIAEGWGKRRFENTFKRHLIDSIGSLEETKCWLLFALDCLYISQESYKELTTDTEYLGAKLSKLHENWKTF; translated from the coding sequence ATGGATAATAGAACACCAATCCAAACTTTCCGAGATTTACAAGTTTATACTTTGGCTCATCAATTAGCCATGAAAATTTTTTGGCTCAGCACAAAATTTCCCTCTGAAGAAAAATACTCCTTAACCGATCAAATACGACGTTCCTCTCGCTCCGTTGCAGCAAATATTGCAGAAGGTTGGGGAAAGCGAAGATTTGAAAATACATTCAAAAGACATTTAATCGACTCCATCGGCTCCCTTGAAGAGACTAAATGTTGGTTATTATTCGCTTTAGATTGTCTATATATTAGTCAAGAATCATACAAAGAACTAACTACCGATACTGAATATCTCGGTGCTAAACTTTCGAAATTACATGAGAACTGGAAGACCTTCTAA
- a CDS encoding endonuclease/exonuclease/phosphatase family protein, translating to MVRVLKQTLQYAPWLVLFASLIGYLGEYSRWFDHFSSFRVQYCFLGLMLAIWQLLRKQWALTALSLTVFLGNVWLIEDWLFSSKSASQNKADFKVYHANVLFKNHDYSLVTQQIREEKPDFFSINEATPPLIAHLKKTFAQEYPYSFVVFAKNDTEVFVASRTPIVVDSAATFAVRGLMRLTTIVKNKPLTIIACHAYNPIKKVDFIIRNQELKHIAALVTKERNPTLVIGDLNITPWSVIYQDFIMKSGLTNCREGFGLHPSWPVWMPLMLIPIDHCLINNQLETVSFQTGNYTKSDHYPLVIQLRFRP from the coding sequence ATGGTACGAGTACTGAAACAAACCTTACAATACGCTCCTTGGTTGGTGCTTTTTGCCTCGTTGATTGGATATTTGGGTGAATACAGCCGTTGGTTTGATCATTTTTCCAGCTTCCGGGTGCAATACTGTTTTTTAGGTTTGATGTTAGCCATTTGGCAGCTTCTGCGGAAGCAATGGGCATTGACCGCTCTGAGTTTAACGGTGTTTTTAGGAAATGTGTGGTTGATAGAGGATTGGTTATTCTCGTCAAAATCAGCTTCTCAAAATAAAGCTGATTTTAAGGTTTATCACGCCAACGTTCTTTTCAAGAATCATGATTATTCGCTCGTTACCCAACAAATTCGGGAAGAAAAACCTGATTTTTTTTCTATCAATGAAGCCACACCGCCGCTTATCGCGCATTTGAAAAAGACGTTTGCGCAAGAATATCCGTATTCTTTTGTGGTTTTTGCCAAAAATGACACTGAGGTATTTGTGGCAAGTCGTACGCCGATTGTGGTTGATTCGGCGGCGACTTTTGCCGTGAGAGGATTGATGCGATTGACCACTATTGTCAAAAACAAACCCTTGACCATCATTGCGTGCCATGCCTACAACCCCATCAAGAAAGTGGATTTTATAATCCGTAATCAGGAATTGAAGCACATTGCTGCTTTGGTGACCAAAGAACGAAACCCGACGCTCGTGATTGGTGATTTAAACATCACGCCGTGGTCGGTTATTTACCAAGATTTCATAATGAAGTCTGGGCTAACCAATTGCCGAGAAGGGTTTGGTCTTCATCCAAGTTGGCCCGTTTGGATGCCACTCATGTTGATTCCGATTGACCATTGTTTAATCAACAACCAACTAGAAACGGTCTCATTTCAGACGGGAAACTACACCAAGTCTGACCATTATCCACTGGTCATTCAGTTGCGGTTTCGGCCCTGA
- a CDS encoding DUF5723 family protein → MTRRLLVIIVGILSCVSVQAQHWLGLSSSNYAGTNALFLNPAHAADSRHKLYINLIGNDFFLINNYLRYDAPYSFISLITNSVSQKYRSERGLIIWKDTYYAERLNGKPKHFHTGGDLRGPSALFSFKNNRFAIALTTRGRYTLNLTDVSEETARVIRYGTNLVELQSKDFTNQTAKLSTNGFVEMGATFGAVLADWDEDFLKVGVTVKRLVGVYNVHADMKDAAYRINVESLNPEREFIVASKLQATYGYTTEEAFSNLGLNPQFLFGNRSAGGGWGFDLGAVYEYRPDVQKLKIGGPRGGRHHDPNKNKYKYRISAALTDIGAIRYKNLNYVREIDVNPTTAKQFDYNNFNSLSGSSAAIRAVNTVLDVRPADNPRGFTVGLPTSFNASFDYHHKGRLYVNALWVQGLGGKNYIDIKPQSVFAVTPRYETKWFEVSTPLAMVDNYRVFTVGLATRIGPVIIGTDHLGGLLDIGKPQGLDFYFGLYAPFFHRKPDDPNKCWYQPYEKSSRRKR, encoded by the coding sequence ATGACACGTCGCCTTTTGGTCATTATTGTTGGAATACTGAGTTGCGTATCTGTCCAAGCTCAACACTGGCTGGGGCTATCTTCGAGCAATTATGCAGGGACGAATGCACTTTTTTTAAACCCTGCTCATGCCGCCGACTCTCGACATAAATTGTACATAAATCTTATTGGCAACGATTTTTTTTTAATCAACAACTACCTTCGTTACGATGCTCCTTACTCATTTATAAGTCTAATCACCAACAGTGTTTCTCAGAAATACCGCAGCGAACGCGGTTTAATTATTTGGAAAGACACCTATTATGCCGAGCGCCTCAACGGTAAACCGAAGCATTTTCATACTGGCGGAGATTTGCGGGGGCCATCTGCCTTGTTTTCTTTCAAAAACAATCGCTTTGCCATAGCACTTACTACCCGAGGTAGGTATACTCTCAACCTAACAGATGTATCGGAAGAAACCGCGCGCGTGATTCGCTACGGAACCAATCTGGTTGAATTACAAAGTAAGGATTTCACCAATCAAACCGCTAAGTTGTCGACCAACGGCTTTGTAGAAATGGGCGCTACGTTTGGTGCCGTACTGGCGGATTGGGACGAAGATTTTCTAAAGGTAGGTGTGACAGTGAAGCGATTGGTTGGCGTTTATAATGTCCACGCCGACATGAAAGACGCGGCTTATCGAATCAACGTTGAAAGCCTCAATCCAGAACGTGAATTTATCGTTGCCTCCAAATTACAGGCTACCTACGGCTACACCACCGAAGAAGCCTTCTCTAATCTAGGACTTAACCCTCAATTTTTGTTCGGAAACCGCTCCGCTGGGGGCGGTTGGGGCTTTGACCTCGGGGCAGTATATGAGTACCGACCAGACGTACAAAAACTCAAAATCGGTGGACCACGAGGCGGTCGGCACCACGACCCCAATAAAAATAAATACAAATACCGTATTTCAGCGGCGCTGACAGATATTGGGGCTATCCGGTACAAAAACTTAAATTATGTACGAGAAATCGACGTAAATCCGACGACAGCTAAGCAGTTTGATTACAATAATTTTAATAGTTTGTCAGGAAGCAGTGCCGCTATTAGGGCCGTCAATACAGTCCTCGACGTACGTCCCGCTGATAATCCTCGTGGCTTCACGGTAGGTCTGCCCACTTCTTTCAACGCAAGTTTTGATTATCATCACAAAGGCCGTTTGTACGTCAATGCGCTTTGGGTGCAGGGGCTGGGCGGCAAAAATTATATAGATATAAAACCACAATCGGTATTTGCCGTAACACCCCGTTACGAAACCAAATGGTTTGAAGTATCTACGCCTTTGGCGATGGTTGACAATTACCGGGTATTTACCGTGGGATTAGCCACCCGAATTGGCCCAGTTATTATCGGCACCGACCATCTGGGCGGTCTTTTAGATATTGGTAAACCTCAAGGACTAGACTTTTACTTTGGGTTGTACGCTCCGTTTTTCCATCGCAAACCCGATGATCCAAACAAATGCTGGTATCAACCTTACGAAAAATCCTCGCGTCGTAAACGATAA
- a CDS encoding amidohydrolase family protein encodes MRTGRPSNYPIKVKKLYFAQASYFLQPISYFLLLISGLLFQPVSAQNPAPAKPQTKPIALVGGTVHVGNGTVIDKGTVVFDKGILTAVGDASTTFDRNATEVIDVTGKHLYPGLIAMGATTGLVEISSVRATTDNQEIGALNPNVRALVAYNTDSEVIPTLRNNGLLLTQATPQGGTISGSSSVMELDGWNWEDAVLKKDDGLWLTWPPFFTREFNFEDFSVSLQRNSRRQEVINNLAQLFSDASAYSQIKNPSITNLKLEALRGLFSGNQNLYIRADNSKDIIEAVKFAKSHGVQKPVIVGAEDALRVVDFLKENNIPVVLGETHRLPNRQDEPVYQPYQLPSLLQKAGVTVALSYGEAYWRTRNLPFVAGTAAGFGNLDREEALKMITSTPAKILGVDKQVGTLEKGKLATLVVCKGDILDMRSNGIEHAFIRGRKTDLDDRHKRQYKKYNDKYEIGNK; translated from the coding sequence ATGAGAACTGGAAGACCTTCTAACTATCCCATAAAAGTCAAAAAGTTATATTTTGCTCAGGCATCTTATTTCTTACAGCCTATTTCTTATTTCCTACTGCTTATTTCTGGCCTCTTATTTCAGCCCGTATCGGCCCAAAACCCCGCGCCGGCGAAGCCCCAAACCAAGCCTATTGCACTGGTGGGCGGCACGGTTCATGTAGGCAACGGCACCGTGATTGACAAAGGAACGGTGGTATTTGATAAAGGAATCCTTACCGCCGTAGGCGATGCAAGCACAACTTTTGACCGTAACGCCACCGAAGTCATTGATGTAACTGGTAAACACCTCTATCCGGGCCTCATTGCGATGGGTGCCACAACGGGTTTGGTCGAAATTAGCTCAGTTCGGGCCACTACCGACAATCAGGAAATCGGGGCGCTCAATCCTAACGTTCGGGCATTGGTTGCTTATAACACTGATTCTGAGGTTATTCCTACTTTGCGTAACAATGGATTATTGCTTACCCAAGCGACTCCCCAAGGGGGCACGATTTCGGGTTCGTCATCAGTGATGGAACTCGACGGATGGAATTGGGAGGATGCCGTTCTGAAAAAAGACGACGGCTTGTGGCTAACGTGGCCACCGTTTTTTACCCGCGAATTCAACTTTGAGGATTTTTCGGTAAGCCTACAGCGAAACAGCCGTCGTCAGGAGGTAATCAATAATCTTGCGCAATTGTTTTCGGATGCTAGCGCATACAGCCAGATCAAAAATCCCAGCATTACCAATCTCAAATTGGAAGCGTTGCGGGGTCTTTTTAGCGGAAATCAAAATTTGTACATCCGCGCCGACAACAGCAAAGACATTATCGAAGCCGTCAAATTTGCCAAATCGCACGGGGTTCAGAAACCAGTCATTGTGGGAGCGGAAGATGCGCTCAGGGTGGTAGATTTTTTGAAAGAAAACAATATTCCTGTGGTGTTGGGAGAAACGCACCGCCTCCCCAACCGTCAGGATGAGCCTGTGTATCAGCCGTATCAGCTGCCTTCGTTGTTGCAAAAAGCGGGGGTCACGGTTGCATTAAGCTACGGCGAAGCCTATTGGCGTACGCGCAACTTGCCCTTTGTGGCTGGAACCGCCGCGGGATTTGGCAACCTCGACCGCGAAGAAGCGTTAAAAATGATTACGTCTACCCCCGCCAAAATTCTCGGCGTTGACAAACAGGTAGGGACGTTGGAAAAAGGGAAGCTAGCCACACTCGTAGTCTGCAAAGGCGACATTCTGGATATGCGCTCCAACGGCATTGAACACGCTTTCATCAGGGGCCGTAAGACCGACCTTGACGACCGCCACAAACGCCAGTACAAAAAGTACAACGACAAATACGAAATCGGAAACAAATAA
- a CDS encoding DUF4412 domain-containing protein — translation MKKLLSLTLALAGAISVLAQQGTIEYKMTMSGQGQSNVSTSKMQFASGKVRMETSLNMPGMSHKQVMLMLPNKPNTMIMLNEGAKTYTELNTNSTPKDPNAAKVTVKVVGKEKLQNLNCTHIVVTMSNRPMDMWTTKDIAGYESMMGYWKSSMSGGNDQMYSELKKAGAEGFVVKTQMKNKEGGMTMELVKYDTKPVSAALFSIPADYKKGTSIDPNKIQNMTPAERKKIMEEMIKQHGNKQ, via the coding sequence ATGAAAAAATTGTTATCGCTTACTCTTGCGTTGGCGGGAGCCATTTCAGTTCTGGCACAACAAGGAACGATTGAATACAAAATGACCATGTCGGGGCAAGGGCAAAGTAATGTATCGACCAGCAAAATGCAATTTGCGAGCGGAAAAGTGCGCATGGAAACCAGTCTCAATATGCCTGGAATGTCGCACAAGCAAGTAATGCTGATGCTTCCCAATAAGCCTAATACTATGATTATGCTGAATGAAGGGGCCAAAACCTACACCGAACTAAATACTAATTCAACTCCCAAAGACCCCAACGCGGCTAAGGTGACGGTAAAAGTGGTGGGAAAAGAAAAGCTTCAAAACCTCAATTGCACACACATCGTGGTAACCATGAGCAACCGCCCCATGGACATGTGGACCACCAAAGACATCGCTGGCTATGAAAGCATGATGGGTTATTGGAAATCAAGCATGAGCGGCGGCAATGACCAAATGTACAGCGAATTGAAAAAAGCGGGTGCCGAAGGTTTTGTGGTCAAAACGCAAATGAAAAATAAAGAAGGAGGAATGACGATGGAGTTGGTGAAATACGATACAAAGCCCGTGTCGGCCGCCCTGTTCAGCATTCCAGCGGACTATAAAAAAGGGACCTCCATTGATCCTAATAAAATACAGAATATGACGCCTGCCGAGCGTAAGAAAATCATGGAAGAAATGATAAAACAACACGGCAACAAGCAATAA